Proteins from a genomic interval of Thermoanaerobacterium thermosaccharolyticum DSM 571:
- the rpmC gene encoding 50S ribosomal protein L29: MKAKEIRELTDEELLQKLSDLKGELFNLRFQLATGQLDNPMRVRDVRKSIARIKTILRERELGKLNA; the protein is encoded by the coding sequence ATGAAGGCTAAAGAGATTAGGGAATTGACAGATGAAGAATTGTTGCAGAAGCTTTCCGATTTAAAGGGAGAACTTTTTAACCTTAGGTTTCAACTTGCCACTGGTCAATTAGATAATCCAATGAGGGTTAGAGATGTTAGGAAGTCTATCGCAAGAATTAAGACAATCTTAAGAGAAAGAGAACTTGGCAAGTTGAATGCATAG
- the rplV gene encoding 50S ribosomal protein L22: MEAKAVAKYVRISPQKAGLVMNMIRGKDVNEALAILKFTPNKAAGIVEKVLKSAIANAENNFGLDRDNLYVAKAVADQGPIMKRMMPRAMGRSNLMRRRTSHITVVVNEK; the protein is encoded by the coding sequence GTGGAAGCGAAGGCAGTTGCAAAATATGTAAGAATTTCACCTCAAAAAGCTGGCCTTGTTATGAATATGATACGCGGGAAAGATGTTAATGAGGCATTGGCAATACTAAAATTTACACCTAATAAAGCAGCTGGCATTGTAGAAAAAGTATTAAAATCAGCGATTGCAAATGCTGAAAATAATTTTGGACTTGATAGAGATAATCTGTATGTGGCGAAAGCTGTGGCGGATCAGGGTCCAATAATGAAGAGAATGATGCCAAGGGCAATGGGTAGATCAAATTTGATGAGAAGAAGAACGAGTCATATAACAGTAGTTGTCAATGAAAAATAA
- the rplP gene encoding 50S ribosomal protein L16 produces MLMPKRVKYRKQQRGRIKGNATRGNTLSYGDYGLQALEGGWITAVQIEAARVAMTRYIKRGGKVWIKIFPDKPVTEKPAETRMGSGKGSPEYWVAVVKPGRVLFEIAGVNEDIAREALRLAKHKLPIKTKFIKREELGGEENEG; encoded by the coding sequence ATGTTGATGCCTAAAAGAGTTAAATATAGGAAACAACAAAGAGGCAGGATAAAAGGCAATGCTACAAGAGGAAATACATTGAGCTATGGTGATTATGGCTTACAAGCACTTGAGGGCGGTTGGATAACAGCAGTACAGATAGAGGCTGCCAGGGTCGCAATGACAAGGTATATAAAGAGGGGCGGAAAAGTATGGATAAAGATTTTCCCAGATAAACCTGTAACAGAGAAACCAGCTGAAACACGTATGGGTTCTGGGAAAGGATCTCCTGAGTACTGGGTAGCTGTTGTAAAACCAGGTAGGGTGCTTTTTGAGATAGCCGGTGTAAATGAAGATATTGCAAGGGAAGCTTTAAGATTAGCTAAACACAAACTGCCTATAAAAACGAAGTTCATAAAACGTGAAGAATTGGGTGGTGAAGAGAATGAAGGCTAA
- the rpsS gene encoding 30S ribosomal protein S19 → MSRSLKKGPYVDEKLLKKIEEMNKKNEKKVLKTWSRSSTIFPQMVGHTIAVHDGRKHVPIYITEDMVGHKLGEFAPTRTFHGHSDTEKSSKVQ, encoded by the coding sequence TTGAGTAGATCCTTAAAAAAAGGCCCATATGTTGATGAGAAGCTATTAAAAAAAATAGAAGAAATGAACAAGAAAAATGAGAAAAAGGTTTTGAAGACATGGTCAAGGAGTTCCACTATATTTCCTCAGATGGTTGGTCACACTATAGCTGTACATGATGGAAGAAAGCATGTGCCTATATACATTACAGAGGATATGGTTGGTCATAAATTAGGAGAATTTGCTCCAACACGTACATTCCACGGCCATTCAGATACTGAAAAGTCTTCAAAAGTTCAATAG
- the rplB gene encoding 50S ribosomal protein L2: MGIKKYNPTSPGRRQMTVLTFEEVTKEKPEKSLTVSLNKTGGRNVYGRITVRHRGGGHKRKYRIIDFKRDKDGVPGKVASIEYDPNRSAYIALIHYLDGEKRYIIAPYGLKVGDIVESGENVDIKVGNALPLYNIPVGTFIHNIELVAGKGGQLVRAAGSMAQLIAKEGDYVQVRMPSSEVRRIRSNCRATIGQVSNLDHENVTIGKAGRSRWLGIRPTVRGSVMNPVDHPHGGGEGKAPIGHPGPMTPWGKPALGYKTRKKNKSTNKMIVKSRKA, translated from the coding sequence ATGGGAATTAAAAAATACAATCCTACTTCACCTGGTAGAAGACAAATGACTGTCTTGACATTTGAAGAAGTAACAAAAGAAAAACCAGAGAAATCCCTGACAGTCAGTCTCAACAAAACAGGTGGGCGTAATGTATATGGCAGGATTACTGTTCGCCACCGTGGCGGCGGTCACAAAAGAAAATACAGGATCATAGATTTTAAAAGAGATAAAGACGGTGTACCAGGCAAAGTAGCTTCAATTGAGTATGATCCAAATAGATCAGCTTATATTGCACTTATTCACTACCTTGACGGTGAAAAAAGATATATTATTGCACCATATGGATTAAAAGTTGGTGACATAGTAGAATCTGGTGAAAATGTTGATATAAAAGTAGGCAATGCACTTCCACTCTACAATATTCCTGTTGGTACGTTTATTCACAATATTGAATTAGTAGCTGGAAAAGGCGGTCAATTGGTGAGAGCGGCTGGTTCAATGGCACAGTTGATTGCGAAAGAAGGAGATTATGTACAAGTAAGAATGCCATCTTCAGAAGTTAGGCGGATTAGATCAAACTGCAGAGCGACAATTGGACAAGTGTCTAATTTAGATCATGAAAATGTAACGATCGGTAAAGCAGGTAGGTCTAGATGGCTAGGAATCAGGCCGACAGTCAGAGGTTCAGTTATGAACCCAGTTGATCACCCACACGGTGGTGGTGAAGGAAAGGCTCCTATAGGACATCCAGGACCAATGACTCCATGGGGTAAACCAGCTCTTGGTTATAAGACACGTAAGAAAAACAAGTCTACTAATAAAATGATTGTAAAAAGTCGTAAAGCTTAG
- the rpsL gene encoding 30S ribosomal protein S12 has translation MPTINQLVREGRKKVKYKSTSPALKGNPQKRGVCTVVKTTTPKKPNSALRKIARVRLVNNTEVTAYIPGIGHNLQEHSVVLIRGGRVKDLPGVRYKIIRGTLDAAGVANRKQARSQYGAKKPK, from the coding sequence ATGCCGACAATTAATCAGTTAGTGAGAGAAGGAAGAAAAAAGGTTAAATATAAATCCACATCCCCAGCATTAAAAGGCAATCCTCAGAAGAGGGGTGTTTGCACAGTTGTTAAGACAACAACACCAAAGAAACCAAACTCAGCGTTAAGGAAGATAGCCAGAGTAAGGCTTGTAAATAATACTGAAGTCACTGCATATATCCCGGGTATAGGTCATAATCTGCAGGAGCACTCTGTTGTTCTTATAAGAGGTGGAAGAGTAAAGGATCTACCTGGTGTTAGATATAAGATTATAAGAGGAACGCTTGACGCAGCTGGTGTTGCTAACAGAAAACAAGCTCGCTCACAGTATGGTGCTAAGAAACCTAAATGA
- the rpsG gene encoding 30S ribosomal protein S7, translating to MPRKGYVAKRDVLPDPVYNSKKVTKLINKIMYSGKRGIAQKICYGAFDIIREKTGRDPLEVFEEALNNVMPVLEVKPRRVGGATYQVPVEVRPERRQTLGIRWIIEFARKRSGRTMMEKLAAEIMDAANNTGASVKKREDTHKMAEANKAFAHYRW from the coding sequence ATGCCTAGAAAGGGCTATGTAGCAAAACGTGATGTTCTACCAGATCCAGTTTATAATAGCAAGAAAGTTACAAAGTTGATAAATAAAATAATGTACAGTGGCAAAAGAGGTATAGCTCAAAAGATATGCTACGGTGCATTTGACATAATAAGAGAAAAAACTGGTAGAGATCCACTGGAAGTTTTTGAAGAAGCATTAAATAATGTTATGCCTGTTCTTGAAGTAAAACCAAGACGTGTTGGTGGTGCTACTTATCAAGTACCTGTCGAAGTTAGGCCTGAGAGAAGACAGACACTTGGAATAAGGTGGATCATAGAATTTGCAAGAAAGAGAAGCGGAAGGACAATGATGGAAAAATTAGCGGCGGAAATTATGGATGCTGCAAATAATACAGGTGCTAGTGTTAAGAAGAGAGAAGATACACATAAAATGGCTGAAGCAAATAAAGCATTTGCACATTACAGATGGTAA
- the rpsJ gene encoding 30S ribosomal protein S10 → MMPKQKIRIRLKAFDHMVLDQSAEKIVETAKRTGAEVSGPIPLPTERDVITILRAPHKYKDSREQFETRTHKRLIDILSPTPKTVDALMRLDLPAGVDIEIKL, encoded by the coding sequence ATTATGCCCAAACAGAAAATTCGCATAAGATTAAAAGCTTTTGACCATATGGTTTTAGATCAATCTGCTGAAAAAATAGTTGAAACAGCAAAAAGAACAGGCGCAGAAGTGTCGGGACCGATACCACTTCCGACAGAGAGAGATGTAATTACAATATTGAGAGCGCCACATAAATACAAAGATTCACGAGAACAGTTTGAGACGAGGACACATAAAAGGCTTATTGACATATTAAGTCCAACACCAAAGACTGTAGATGCATTGATGAGATTGGATTTACCTGCTGGTGTTGATATAGAGATAAAATTATAA
- the rpsC gene encoding 30S ribosomal protein S3, which yields MGQKINPRGLRVGVSQDWDAKWFAKDKDFSDLLIEDIKIRDFIKNKIYASGVPKIEIERAANRIKIDVYTAKPGMVIGKGGAGIEELRQEIEKMTNKKVIINIVEVKNPELDAQLVAENIASQLERRISFRRAMKQSISRAMKQGAKGIKIACSGRLAGAEIARTERYHEGVVPLQTLRANIDYGFAEANTTYGKIGVKVWINKGEILPQPKKQVTAEGGK from the coding sequence ATGGGTCAAAAGATTAATCCTCGTGGCTTAAGAGTTGGTGTATCGCAAGATTGGGATGCAAAATGGTTTGCAAAGGATAAAGATTTTAGTGATCTTTTGATAGAAGATATAAAGATAAGAGATTTTATTAAAAATAAGATTTACGCTTCAGGTGTTCCGAAAATTGAAATAGAAAGAGCTGCAAATAGAATAAAGATCGATGTGTATACTGCAAAACCAGGAATGGTAATTGGCAAAGGTGGCGCAGGAATTGAAGAATTGAGGCAGGAAATCGAGAAGATGACTAACAAAAAAGTCATCATAAATATTGTGGAAGTAAAAAATCCAGAACTTGATGCTCAATTAGTAGCTGAAAATATTGCTTCACAGCTTGAAAGAAGGATCTCATTTAGAAGAGCAATGAAGCAGTCAATATCAAGAGCAATGAAACAGGGTGCTAAGGGTATAAAAATAGCATGTTCTGGAAGGTTAGCAGGTGCAGAGATTGCTCGCACTGAAAGATATCATGAAGGTGTTGTGCCGCTTCAGACATTAAGGGCAAATATAGATTATGGATTTGCAGAAGCAAATACTACGTATGGCAAGATCGGCGTTAAAGTTTGGATTAACAAAGGAGAGATATTGCCACAGCCGAAGAAACAGGTAACAGCGGAAGGAGGCAAATAA
- the rplW gene encoding 50S ribosomal protein L23, whose translation MDARDVILRPVISEKSMNLMNERKYTFIVNKNANKIQIKQAVEELFGVDVEKVYTMNYIGKLKRVGRNVGRTSSYKKAIVKLKPNSKGIEFFEGLQA comes from the coding sequence ATGGATGCTAGAGATGTAATATTAAGACCGGTTATTTCGGAAAAAAGTATGAATCTAATGAACGAAAGAAAATACACCTTCATCGTAAATAAGAATGCAAATAAGATTCAAATAAAACAAGCTGTTGAAGAATTGTTTGGTGTTGATGTTGAAAAAGTCTATACAATGAATTATATTGGAAAGCTAAAAAGAGTAGGAAGAAATGTTGGTAGAACCAGCAGTTATAAGAAAGCTATTGTTAAATTAAAGCCTAACAGCAAAGGAATTGAATTCTTTGAAGGATTGCAAGCTTAA
- the rpsQ gene encoding 30S ribosomal protein S17 yields the protein MERGMRKVRIGKVVSNKMQKTIVVAVEDRIRHPLYNKIIRRTKKFKAHDENNQCNIGDVVKIMETRPLSKEKRWRLVEIIKKAE from the coding sequence TTGGAAAGAGGCATGAGAAAAGTTAGAATTGGAAAAGTAGTTAGCAACAAGATGCAGAAGACGATAGTTGTTGCTGTTGAAGATAGAATAAGGCATCCACTTTACAATAAAATAATAAGACGTACAAAGAAATTTAAGGCTCACGATGAAAATAATCAATGCAATATTGGTGATGTAGTAAAAATCATGGAAACGAGGCCTTTAAGCAAGGAGAAGAGATGGAGGCTTGTAGAGATAATTAAAAAAGCAGAATGA
- the rplC gene encoding 50S ribosomal protein L3, giving the protein MKKAILGKKHGMTQIFVGNEMIPVTVVEAGPCVVVQKKTKENDGYDAIQVGFGDVKEKRLIKPLKGHFTKANVPFKKYLREFRLDDISSYEVGSEIKADIFSVGDRVDVIGTSKGKGFAGVVKRYNANRGPMAHGSKYHRRPGSMGASSDPSRTFKGKRLPGHMGNERVTVQNLEVVKVDPEKNLLLIKGSVPGIRGSLLMIRDTVKSK; this is encoded by the coding sequence ATGAAAAAAGCAATACTTGGCAAGAAACATGGAATGACTCAGATTTTTGTAGGGAATGAAATGATACCAGTCACAGTTGTAGAAGCAGGTCCATGTGTAGTTGTTCAAAAGAAGACAAAAGAAAATGATGGGTACGATGCTATACAAGTTGGCTTTGGTGATGTAAAAGAAAAAAGGCTTATAAAACCTTTAAAAGGCCATTTTACAAAAGCAAATGTGCCATTTAAGAAATATTTAAGAGAATTTAGATTGGATGATATATCATCATATGAAGTTGGCAGTGAAATAAAGGCTGACATATTCTCAGTCGGTGATAGAGTAGATGTAATCGGTACATCAAAAGGTAAAGGATTTGCAGGTGTAGTAAAGAGATACAATGCAAACAGAGGACCTATGGCCCATGGCTCTAAATATCACAGAAGACCAGGTTCTATGGGTGCAAGTTCAGATCCTTCAAGGACATTCAAAGGTAAGAGATTGCCTGGCCATATGGGAAATGAAAGAGTAACGGTACAGAATCTAGAAGTAGTAAAAGTTGATCCTGAGAAGAATTTGCTACTTATAAAAGGTTCGGTGCCAGGAATTAGGGGTTCACTTCTCATGATAAGGGACACTGTTAAAAGCAAGTAA
- the fusA gene encoding elongation factor G, translated as MPRDYSLDKVRNIGIMAHIDAGKTTTTERILFYTGKVHKIGEVHEGNATMDWMEQEQERGITITSAATTCYWKDHKINIIDTPGHVDFTVEVERSLRVLDGAVAVFCAKGGVEPQSETVWRQADKYKVPRLAYVNKMDIMGADFFNVIKMMKDRLNANPVAIQLPIGKEDTFVGIIDLIKMDAIIYEDDLGTISEEVEIPDDLKDLAQEYREKLLEAVSEQDEALMEKYLEGEEITEEEIHAALRKGTINNELVCVTCGSSYKNKGVQPMLDAVVRYLPSPIDIPAVKGMKLNSDEEIERKADDNEPFSALAFKIMADPYVGKLAFFRVYSGTLEAGSYVLNSTKGKKERIGRILQMHANHRKEIDKVYTGDIAAAVGLKDTTTGDTLCDENQPILLESMEFPEPVIRVAIEPKTKAAQDKMAVALQKLAEEDPTFKTYTDQETGQTIIAGMGELHLEIIVDRMRREFNVECNVGKPQVAYKETITKPVRIEGKFIRQSGGRGQYGHVWLEMEPLERGQGYQFENKIVGGVIPKEYIPAVDAGVQEAMENGILGGYEVVDVKVSLVDGSYHEVDSSDMAFKIAGSMAFKEGMKKGGAVLLEPIMEVEVVVPEEYMGDVMGDINSRRGRIEGMMDRAGAKVIRGMVPLAEMFGYATDLRSKTQGRGTYTMQFSHYEEVPKNIADQILEKK; from the coding sequence ATGCCTAGAGATTACAGCTTAGATAAAGTTAGGAATATTGGAATTATGGCGCATATAGATGCTGGCAAAACTACAACTACCGAAAGAATACTGTTTTATACAGGAAAAGTCCATAAGATAGGTGAAGTGCACGAAGGCAATGCAACAATGGACTGGATGGAGCAGGAGCAGGAGAGAGGTATTACAATAACTTCTGCTGCTACAACATGCTATTGGAAAGATCACAAGATTAATATTATAGATACGCCGGGACACGTGGACTTTACAGTTGAGGTAGAACGCTCTTTAAGGGTGTTAGATGGAGCAGTTGCAGTATTTTGCGCAAAAGGTGGTGTTGAACCACAATCAGAGACAGTTTGGAGACAGGCAGACAAGTACAAAGTACCAAGGCTAGCATATGTCAACAAGATGGACATAATGGGAGCGGACTTTTTTAATGTCATTAAGATGATGAAAGACAGGTTAAATGCAAATCCTGTTGCGATACAGCTTCCTATTGGGAAAGAAGATACATTTGTAGGGATTATAGACCTAATAAAGATGGATGCGATTATCTATGAAGATGACTTAGGAACTATATCAGAAGAAGTCGAAATTCCAGATGATCTAAAGGATTTAGCTCAGGAGTACAGAGAAAAACTTTTAGAAGCTGTTTCAGAACAAGATGAAGCGTTAATGGAAAAATACTTAGAAGGTGAAGAGATAACTGAAGAGGAGATACATGCAGCATTGAGAAAAGGAACCATTAATAATGAACTTGTGTGTGTTACTTGTGGTTCTTCATATAAAAACAAAGGCGTACAGCCGATGCTGGATGCTGTTGTAAGGTATCTACCATCTCCTATTGATATACCTGCTGTAAAAGGTATGAAGCTTAATAGTGATGAGGAAATAGAGAGAAAGGCCGATGATAACGAGCCATTTTCAGCTCTTGCATTCAAAATAATGGCCGATCCATACGTTGGTAAGCTTGCGTTTTTTAGAGTATATTCAGGAACGCTTGAAGCAGGTTCATATGTTTTGAATTCTACAAAAGGGAAAAAAGAGAGAATTGGTAGAATACTCCAAATGCATGCAAATCATAGAAAAGAGATAGACAAAGTTTATACAGGTGACATAGCAGCTGCAGTTGGATTGAAAGATACTACAACCGGTGATACTCTGTGTGATGAAAATCAGCCTATTCTTTTAGAGTCAATGGAATTCCCTGAACCTGTTATAAGAGTTGCAATAGAGCCTAAGACAAAAGCTGCACAGGATAAAATGGCTGTAGCCCTTCAGAAACTTGCAGAAGAGGATCCGACATTTAAAACATATACAGATCAAGAGACGGGACAGACGATTATAGCCGGCATGGGTGAACTGCACTTGGAAATCATTGTTGACAGAATGAGGAGAGAATTCAATGTAGAGTGCAATGTTGGCAAACCTCAGGTTGCTTATAAAGAAACAATAACAAAGCCTGTACGTATTGAAGGTAAGTTTATAAGACAGTCAGGTGGCCGCGGTCAGTATGGACATGTATGGCTTGAAATGGAACCTTTGGAGAGAGGTCAAGGATATCAATTTGAGAATAAAATCGTTGGCGGTGTTATACCAAAGGAATATATACCTGCAGTTGATGCCGGTGTGCAGGAAGCAATGGAGAATGGTATCCTTGGTGGGTATGAAGTCGTGGACGTAAAAGTTTCTTTAGTAGATGGTTCTTACCACGAAGTTGACTCATCTGATATGGCATTTAAGATAGCTGGCTCAATGGCTTTCAAAGAAGGTATGAAAAAAGGCGGAGCTGTACTTTTAGAGCCTATAATGGAAGTTGAAGTTGTTGTGCCAGAAGAATATATGGGCGATGTAATGGGTGACATAAATTCAAGGCGTGGAAGAATTGAAGGCATGATGGACAGAGCTGGAGCCAAAGTAATTAGAGGCATGGTTCCACTAGCTGAAATGTTTGGTTATGCTACAGATCTTCGCTCAAAAACACAAGGAAGAGGCACATATACTATGCAGTTTAGTCACTATGAAGAAGTGCCTAAAAATATTGCTGATCAAATATTAGAGAAAAAGTAA
- the rplE gene encoding 50S ribosomal protein L5 has product MARLRDKYINEVVPALMAKYSYKNIMQVPKLEKIVLNIGLGEARENPKAIEAASNDLAVITGQKPVVTKAKKSIANFKIRAGMPIGVKVTLRGERMYEFADKLFNVALPRVRDFRGLPTKSFDGRGNYSFGIKEQLIFPEIDYDKIDKVRGMDIIFVTTAKNDEEARTLLELMGMPFAK; this is encoded by the coding sequence ATGGCAAGGCTTAGAGATAAATATATAAACGAAGTAGTACCTGCTCTTATGGCAAAGTATTCTTATAAAAACATAATGCAAGTACCGAAATTGGAAAAAATAGTTTTAAATATAGGACTTGGTGAAGCAAGAGAAAATCCAAAAGCGATAGAAGCTGCTTCTAATGACTTGGCTGTAATAACAGGTCAGAAACCAGTAGTTACAAAAGCAAAAAAATCAATAGCAAATTTCAAGATACGTGCAGGCATGCCTATAGGTGTTAAAGTAACATTAAGAGGCGAAAGAATGTATGAATTTGCTGATAAGTTATTTAATGTAGCATTGCCAAGGGTTAGGGATTTTAGAGGTCTTCCAACAAAATCTTTCGACGGCAGGGGAAATTACTCATTTGGCATAAAGGAACAACTTATATTCCCTGAAATTGATTATGATAAAATTGATAAAGTAAGAGGAATGGATATCATATTTGTTACGACAGCTAAAAATGATGAAGAAGCAAGAACACTCTTGGAGCTTATGGGAATGCCGTTTGCAAAGTAA
- the rplX gene encoding 50S ribosomal protein L24 encodes MERKKLHVKKGDIVTVISGQDKGKKGKVLKALPKEGKIIVEGVNVVTKHKKARGPQDQGGIIHQEAPIYSSKVMLFCNNCGTGVRYGVKILADGEKIRYCKKCGETL; translated from the coding sequence TTGGAGAGAAAAAAACTTCATGTAAAAAAAGGCGATATAGTCACAGTAATTTCAGGGCAAGACAAGGGAAAAAAGGGCAAAGTGTTAAAAGCATTGCCTAAAGAAGGAAAAATTATTGTAGAAGGTGTGAATGTAGTAACAAAGCATAAAAAAGCACGTGGGCCGCAGGATCAAGGCGGAATAATACATCAAGAAGCACCTATTTATTCGTCTAAAGTTATGTTATTTTGCAATAACTGTGGGACTGGCGTGAGATATGGTGTTAAAATTCTTGCTGATGGTGAGAAGATAAGATATTGCAAAAAGTGCGGAGAAACATTATAA
- the rplN gene encoding 50S ribosomal protein L14: MIQPQTILKVADNTGAKEIMCIHLMGGSTRKFSNIGDIIVASVKSATPGGVVKKGDVVKAVIVRTKKGIARKDGTYIRFDDNAAVIIKDDLQPRGTRIFGPVARELREKDFMKIISLAPEVL; encoded by the coding sequence ATGATACAGCCTCAAACAATATTAAAAGTTGCAGATAATACTGGTGCTAAAGAGATTATGTGTATACATTTGATGGGTGGTTCAACTAGAAAGTTCTCAAATATAGGTGATATAATAGTAGCTTCTGTCAAAAGTGCAACACCCGGAGGTGTTGTAAAAAAAGGTGATGTAGTTAAAGCTGTTATAGTAAGAACAAAGAAAGGTATAGCAAGAAAAGACGGCACGTATATAAGATTCGATGATAATGCGGCTGTCATAATAAAAGATGATTTACAACCTAGGGGGACTCGTATTTTTGGACCAGTTGCTAGAGAATTAAGAGAAAAAGATTTTATGAAGATAATCTCACTTGCACCGGAAGTTCTATAA
- the tuf gene encoding elongation factor Tu, which yields MAKQKFERKKPHANIGTIGHVDHGKTTLTSAITIVLSKQGMAQATAYDEIDKAPEEKARGITINTMHVEYETEKRHYAHVDCPGHADYVKNMITGAAQMDGAILVVSAADGPMPQTREHILLARQVGVPYIVVFLNKADMVDDEELIELVEMEVRELLNEYEFPGDDTPIVVGSALKAMECGCGQRDCQWCGKIWELMDVVDSYIPTPERDVDKPFLMPVEDVFTITGRGTVATGRVERGKLKVGDEVEIIGLSDESKKTVVTGVEMFRKTLDEAEAGDNIGVLLRGVTRDEVERGQVLAKPGSVKPHTKFEGQVYVLTKEEGGRHTPFFNGYRPQFYFRTTDVTGVIELPEGVEMVMPGDHVTMTIELITPIAMEEGLKFAIREGGHTVGAGVVSKILA from the coding sequence ATGGCGAAGCAAAAATTTGAAAGAAAGAAACCCCATGCAAACATAGGAACGATAGGGCACGTAGACCATGGCAAAACGACGTTAACATCAGCAATAACAATAGTATTGTCAAAGCAAGGGATGGCACAAGCCACAGCATATGATGAAATAGACAAAGCACCAGAAGAGAAAGCAAGAGGAATAACAATAAACACAATGCACGTAGAATACGAGACAGAGAAAAGGCACTATGCGCATGTAGACTGTCCAGGGCACGCAGACTACGTAAAGAACATGATAACAGGAGCAGCGCAGATGGACGGAGCGATACTAGTAGTATCAGCAGCAGATGGTCCAATGCCGCAGACAAGAGAGCACATACTCTTAGCAAGGCAGGTAGGAGTACCATACATTGTAGTATTCCTAAACAAAGCGGACATGGTAGATGACGAAGAATTAATCGAACTAGTAGAGATGGAAGTAAGAGAACTATTAAACGAATATGAATTTCCAGGAGACGACACACCGATAGTAGTAGGCTCAGCATTAAAAGCAATGGAATGCGGATGCGGACAAAGAGACTGTCAGTGGTGCGGCAAGATATGGGAATTAATGGATGTAGTTGACAGTTATATACCGACACCAGAAAGAGATGTAGACAAGCCATTCCTGATGCCAGTAGAAGATGTATTCACAATAACAGGAAGAGGGACAGTAGCAACAGGAAGAGTAGAGAGAGGCAAATTAAAAGTAGGAGACGAAGTAGAGATAATAGGCTTATCAGACGAAAGCAAGAAGACAGTAGTAACAGGAGTAGAGATGTTCAGGAAGACATTGGACGAAGCAGAAGCAGGAGATAACATAGGAGTACTGTTAAGAGGAGTAACAAGAGATGAAGTAGAGAGAGGGCAAGTATTAGCGAAACCAGGGTCAGTAAAACCGCACACGAAATTTGAAGGACAAGTATACGTGTTAACAAAGGAAGAAGGCGGAAGACATACACCGTTCTTCAATGGATACAGACCACAGTTCTACTTCAGGACAACAGACGTAACAGGAGTAATAGAATTACCAGAGGGCGTAGAGATGGTAATGCCCGGAGACCATGTAACGATGACAATAGAATTAATAACACCGATAGCAATGGAAGAAGGATTAAAATTTGCTATAAGGGAAGGCGGACACACAGTAGGAGCCGGTGTTGTTTCCAAGATTCTTGCTTAA
- the rplD gene encoding 50S ribosomal protein L4: MPKVAVYNINGEQIGEMELSDNVFGVEVNVPVMHEVVLNYLASQRQGTHSTKRRGEVRGGGIKPWRQKGTGRARQGSIRAPQWIKGGVVFGPKPRDYSYNIPKKVKRLALKSALSSKVRDNEIIVIDDINIDEPKTKKVADMLKKFNVKNALIVIPEDKKNVVLSSRNIPNVKAVYANSLNTYDVLKYDRFIITKDAVNKVEEVYA; the protein is encoded by the coding sequence ATGCCGAAAGTAGCGGTTTATAACATAAATGGTGAACAAATTGGTGAAATGGAATTGAGTGATAATGTTTTTGGCGTTGAAGTGAATGTACCTGTTATGCATGAAGTTGTCTTAAATTATTTGGCAAGTCAAAGGCAGGGTACTCATTCAACAAAAAGACGTGGCGAAGTTAGAGGTGGCGGTATTAAGCCATGGAGGCAAAAAGGCACAGGCAGAGCTCGCCAAGGAAGTATAAGGGCACCACAGTGGATTAAGGGTGGTGTTGTTTTTGGACCGAAACCAAGAGATTACAGCTACAATATTCCAAAGAAGGTTAAAAGACTTGCGCTAAAGTCTGCATTGTCATCAAAAGTAAGAGATAACGAAATAATAGTCATTGATGATATAAACATTGATGAACCAAAAACTAAAAAAGTTGCCGATATGCTGAAAAAATTTAATGTTAAAAATGCACTGATTGTTATACCTGAAGATAAAAAGAATGTGGTATTATCATCAAGAAACATACCAAATGTTAAGGCAGTGTATGCAAACAGCTTAAACACATATGATGTATTAAAATATGACAGATTCATAATAACAAAAGACGCTGTCAATAAAGTTGAGGAGGTGTATGCTTGA